tctaGTGTGTATATAAAATATACTGGGAAAAGTTGGAAAGGGAGGCACTTTTATCAGACAAAATTGGGGATTACTAGGAGCCAGGGGATTTATGTAAACATCAGTGAAAATGTCAGCTTTGCTAAACCCACCAGCAACAGTAAAAGAACCCCAAAGCATTTGTCTTGGTCAGTAAGTTCATTTTGAATATAATCATGTTTAAATTAATGTTAACTATCAGGGCCAGCAGACACAGTTGAACTGGCTTTTGGTGACCCATGCCAAAAGCAGGACTGCTGTTAGTTCACCAGAGATTTTATGTGATCCtatctccttccccagcagcagtaTTGCCTCCTCAGGGCAATTCTTCCTTTGGATGTTTAATTACCTTTTTGCAAGAGTAGCAATGGTGAGCAAATTGCTTCTcaaagcagggcaggcagtAATTCTCCTTGTCTTTGGTGATCAGAGGCTTTGTCCCCAGCGGCTGCCGGCAATGCTGACAAATGAAGCAGGATTCATGCCAGGAGCTTCCCTGAAAGTCCATTTTGCGGGACCCTgcaaaaacccaaagcaaacaatgCTCCCAGACACAGTCTTGTAACACAGGCTTCAAACCTTGGCAGTGCTCTTGTTTTTAATCTCCTGCCTCAGCACTGGATTACCCAAGGAAGCACTTATCCCAGTGTAGTGGAGTCTCTAAGTGTGCACTTGAGATGTCAAGAGCAGCTTCAGTGCCCCACAATCACCTGCAAAGCAATGTTCTGAATTGCCTGAGCTGTGAGCTTTGGAGTCTGCCCCTGTATGACTGCTCTAGGGCTACTTCTCTGTGCTCTTCTCAGGCCACCCAGCCTGGGGACAATGGTCAGGTACATAGCACTTCCAGAAGTTAAGACTTGTTGCATATTTAATACATCTATCACTGTCCTGTCTTTTGTCTGCCTTGAACCATTTCCTTCACTTCCAGATGCATTATTTCTCTTATTCATCTGAAGCTGGCAAGTTTTAAGAAGTCAGCATTGTCCTGTGACAAAGTGCAGGGCCCTGCCTTGTCTTGCAGCTCACATTTCTGTTTGGGAGCAGCACGGAAGAGAAGTAGTCCCCTGAACACTGTTCTGAAAGGCAAGGAACTTGCAGCTTGGTTATTCAAGGCTGTGGTTACAACTAGAAAGGCAGTTCCCTTTCCCACTGAAGTGTCCTTGCTGTCTTACCAGGCATGATGGTCTTCTGGCAGTGGAAGCACCTGGATGAATACTCATCAGAGTAGCACTCAGTACACAGCAAGACCTCGTCCTTGGCAGCAAAGGGTTTCTCCACCAGTGACTGACTGCATTTGGCACACTTGAAGCATCTCTCATGCCAGTGGAGGCCTTTGTAGGACAGATCCTTGGAGAAAGCAATTCCATGTGAATGAGGACATTTCTTTAGTGTTTTAGCCCCCCCTCCACCCAGAAATGAAGTGAAACTTGGAGAGCATTGGAATAGTGTCTGGAAGAGATGCCACATGTCCAGAGGCAGGTGTGCTTAGCAGTGACACAGGTACTCAGGGTCACTCTATTTTGTAGGTCTCCTCCAGAGGGGATTAGGAGCTGCTTTGGCACAGGCAGTTGTCCTTCCTTATGTTATATCAGAGATGTTTTTATTGGAAGAATAATTTTGTATTTCACAGTTGGCCTTCAGCTGTAAACAGGTCATCAACACAAATACTGTGCACAGGCCACCTGGCACAAAGTGCCTTCTGTACCCACTTTGAAATCAGCCTCATGGATTTTTAACATCACAACTTTTTCCTCCAGCTGACACTACAGAACCCTACAGAAAGATCATACTATTGCAGAAAGCAGGCAATTAAAATCTTGTTGAGAGCAAAGTGATTCTCAGGAAGATTATTAAAAAACTGTAGCTTTTGTTTACCCCTAATATAACTCCTGCTAAACACTTGGCAGAAAAATGTTTGTTTACAGCTCAGCAGGCTTAGAGGATGAAAAGCCCATGAGTCTGTGTATGAGACCTCAACCAAGAACTCAAACATGAGCGAACAGCACATCTCATTTTCCCAAGGTTGaaaaaacaagggaaaaatgCAGCTTCAAAAAACCAAGCTCAGAAACACCACCACTACCACATCATCTGTGAGATGAGCAAGGTAAGCACAGAACTGAGTTACAATTACAACACCCTTAGTGTCCAAAAGATAGATGATTATATATAGATTATAGACATGGCTTTGCTTCAGCTTGGCATCTGCATCTCAACACCTATGGTAAAAGGAACTGACCCAGCACCCCAGATGTGTTTTTCAGTGGACATCTCTCAGGAATTCCAAAGCTTTGTTCACCGTGATCCAGTGGATTACACCAACACCCCACTGCCCCTCAGGCACTGCGAGTCTGCAGTcagagagtggctggagatgaagaatgGAGTCTAGCTGTGCTACAGCCCTCCAGCCCTGACTTGTGTCTGAgctatgtgtgtgtgtccctggagctgtcccaTGCTGGGAGAACAGCACCATTCCTGCTGCACATGGATGCACCATGACTACGCCACAGgaaggcagggggctgggtatTGAATCTGCCATGAAAGGAATGGGGTCTGTGTGCAGTCCAGCAAACCAGCAGGAGTCTTTACCTTGGAATCACACTCGATGGGTTGCTTGCACTCCTCGCAGGAGCTGGCAAACAGGCTGTCATAGCAGGTCACACAGtaagcattttcttctcttaAGACAAACCTCCTCCCACACAGGGACTGCAGGCAGCAATGGCAGGCAGCGTGACTGCTGCTCATTCTGCTGGGGCTCTCCATGGCATCTGCAAAGAGGGAAAACTCAGGCCCTTCAGTGAGGGACTTCTGCTTGCTCAAATGA
This window of the Dryobates pubescens isolate bDryPub1 chromosome 28, bDryPub1.pri, whole genome shotgun sequence genome carries:
- the FHL5 gene encoding four and a half LIM domains protein 5, coding for MESPSRMSSSHAACHCCLQSLCGRRFVLREENAYCVTCYDSLFASSCEECKQPIECDSKDLSYKGLHWHERCFKCAKCSQSLVEKPFAAKDEVLLCTECYSDEYSSRCFHCQKTIMPGSRKMDFQGSSWHESCFICQHCRQPLGTKPLITKDKENYCLPCFEKQFAHHCYSCKKVITSGGVTYHDQPWHKECFVCAGCQTQLCVQRFISKDDFPYCVDCFSKLYAKKCAACKKPITALGGPTFISFEEWQWHRECFRCRKCSAPLVGQGFLSRQEDVLCHKCGSAP